ACTAAAAAATACAGATGACAAAAACACCTATTCCCTTGCTCATTGCTGCTAGCGGAACTGGAGGACATCTATTTCCCGCCCTAGCAGTAGCAGAAAAACTCACAGATTATCAGATTGAGTGGCTTGGCGTTCCCGATCGCCTAGAAACCAGACTCGTTCCCGAATCATATCCTCTACATACCATCGCTGTCGAGGGATTTCAAGAACGTTTTGGCTTGAATACCCTCCGCATTTTCCAACGCCTTGCTGGTTCAATTCGTCAAGTACGCAGGCTTCTCAAAGAGCGTCAGATTGAACTTGTCTTTACCACGGGCGGTTACATTGCTAGTCCGACAATTCTCGCTGCTCGTTCCCTGGGTTTGCCAGTTATTCTCCACGAATCTAATGCTCTCCCTGGAAAGGTAACTCGTTGGTTTGCTCCCTTTTGTACTTCTGTCGCTCTCGGTTTTTCAGAAGCAGCCCAATATTTACCCCGCAGCCGCACTGTCTGGGTAGGAACTCCCGTGCGTTCGATTTTTCTTACTCCTCAACAACTAGATTTACCTATTCCTGAATCTGCCTTTCTTATCGTCGTTGTTGGCGGTTCCCAAGGAGCAGTAGCAGTTAATCAAATGGTACGTGAATGCGCCCCAGCGTGGTTTGCGGCTGGTGCCTATCTCATTCACTTAACTGGAGATCGAGATCCTGACGTTCATCTTCTCGAACATCCCCAATATTTATCGCTGCCTTTTTATGAGAATATGGCAGCACTCTTACAAAGAGCAAATTTAGCAATTAGTCGCGCCGGAGCGGGAACTCTGACTGAATTAGCCGTATCGAAAACGCCAGCAATTTTAATTCCTTATCCCTACGCGGCTGAAGATCATCAAGCTTACAATGCAGCAGTTTTTCAAAGTGCTGGGGCGGCTTTAGTTTACCCTCAAGCACAACTCACACCAGAAATCTTAAAAACCCAGGTTTTAGAGTTAATTGCTAATCCTGCACAACTGGCACAGATGGCTCAACAAGCTACTGATTTGGCTGTCACCGATAGTAGCGATCGCCTAGCTAAACTCCTGCGGTTAACCTTGTCTGTTCAGGTGGTTAAAAAGTAATTAGTTTTGCCCTGATGACTGCTAATTTCTACTCGCTCGGAGTTATTAGTTAATTTTTTCTTTTTTGCTTTACCCAGTTAATTTAACTAGCAAATATTCCTTCCGTTTCCCTTTGAAAAATGTAGTCGTAATCAAAAATCAAATGTTTAATATTACGCCCAATTGAAAATCCCAGTTCGCAAACAGCTTCCGTGGTAAATGTTACCAGAATTAATTCAATTAATTTTTTCGCTCCAATTTCGGGTTTTTGCACAAAATAATCTCGTTTGGCAAAAAATACTCGCTCATCTTTAGGCACAATAATCCCATTTAGTCGGTGAGCGTTCTGAATTCGCTTGATGTATTTGTTGTAAAATTCTTCCTGATTGATTTGAATGCGATACAGACGTTCGTGTTGTTGCCAACTCATTTGAAACATCATTTTGATGATTTCAAAGCCTAAAATATAGTTGAGGACATGACTTTGTTCTTCTGAATTAACTACTAACCGTAAAGCTGACTCTAAATATTTATCTGGTTGGCGACTAACATCTTGAGCCGAATGAATGTAAAATTGCCTGATATATTTTCTCAGAACTGAACCAGTTAGCTTAGTATCGATCCGAAACAATCTTAAATAAAACTGAACTCTTTCTTGGGCATCTTGGTCTTGTAAAATTTTAGCAATTAAACCATCAGCCGTATAATCGTCCAGAAATTGTGCTTGCATTTCTGGAGATGCCGCACATAAAAGATGACATAAAGATAAAACGTAGCGGCGCTCTTTCCAGGGTAAACCTTCTGCCCATTTTTTGACTTCAACTGGTAATCTTTCTAGCATTTTGTCTGCCTTCGACCCTTCTTGTAGAACGGCGATTTTGTCTTTTAACTGTGTAATCATTTTTGATAATTTCCAAGCTACATCACATCATGTTAGTTTAGAAATAACCAGAGATAGGTAGCTGTAAATCCCTGGAAACTTTTTTTAGACAACTACAGCAACAGTTAGTTCTTTTTTTATTATTCCCGATTAAATTCAGGAAATATCACTTTGCTGCACAAAATTTTACTTAACTCTATCGCTGAAACTTTGGCAGCGCTCGCTCGCCTAGCCCAACCTAGGAAACAGTAATAGTTGCTACTATAATTATTATCCTGTTAACTCGAAACTGACTGGCGGACATTCAAATTTTTAAACTGTCACAGGAAGTTTTTTCCCTTGCCACCAGGAGAGTATAGTGAAAGAGAAGATTTGGATGTTGTATCCGTAGATTCTCGGATAATACATAATTGATTAATCTTGTTATAGTAAAATAGCGATCGCTGAATTCCTCGGTCAAGTTAGTTGATAGTTGAAAATACCGATCTTGACTCTCTTTTAAGGTTAAAGCTAAACGATTCAATCTTCCCTCGAAAGAGCAATTC
This Oscillatoria salina IIICB1 DNA region includes the following protein-coding sequences:
- the murG gene encoding undecaprenyldiphospho-muramoylpentapeptide beta-N-acetylglucosaminyltransferase, with the translated sequence MTKTPIPLLIAASGTGGHLFPALAVAEKLTDYQIEWLGVPDRLETRLVPESYPLHTIAVEGFQERFGLNTLRIFQRLAGSIRQVRRLLKERQIELVFTTGGYIASPTILAARSLGLPVILHESNALPGKVTRWFAPFCTSVALGFSEAAQYLPRSRTVWVGTPVRSIFLTPQQLDLPIPESAFLIVVVGGSQGAVAVNQMVRECAPAWFAAGAYLIHLTGDRDPDVHLLEHPQYLSLPFYENMAALLQRANLAISRAGAGTLTELAVSKTPAILIPYPYAAEDHQAYNAAVFQSAGAALVYPQAQLTPEILKTQVLELIANPAQLAQMAQQATDLAVTDSSDRLAKLLRLTLSVQVVKK
- a CDS encoding cobyrinic acid a,c-diamide synthase, which produces MITQLKDKIAVLQEGSKADKMLERLPVEVKKWAEGLPWKERRYVLSLCHLLCAASPEMQAQFLDDYTADGLIAKILQDQDAQERVQFYLRLFRIDTKLTGSVLRKYIRQFYIHSAQDVSRQPDKYLESALRLVVNSEEQSHVLNYILGFEIIKMMFQMSWQQHERLYRIQINQEEFYNKYIKRIQNAHRLNGIIVPKDERVFFAKRDYFVQKPEIGAKKLIELILVTFTTEAVCELGFSIGRNIKHLIFDYDYIFQRETEGIFAS